GGCGCGCGGTTCATGCACCCGCGTTACATTTCATCCCGGAAGCGCGCGTTATCGGCTATACAATCAGGGCCCTTGCCTGGAGCCGTGTATGCCGTCCACGTTTCGTTCATCGTTGATTCTGGCCCTGGTGGTCGTGCTGACCGGTATTGGCGCCGGCCTGGGCGGCATGCTTCTGGCGTTGCTGCTGCATGGCATCCAGCACCTGGCTTACGGCTACAGCCTCGACAGCCTGGTCAGTCATGAAACCTTTTTATGGGGCGTAACGGCCGCCGCGCCGGAGCGCCGGTTTATCGTCCTGGTGATGTGCGGCCTGGTCGCCGGCGTGGGTTGGTGGACGATCTATCGCTATGGCCGCCCACTGGTGAGCATCAAGCAGGCGGTGTCGGAAAAGATGCCGAGCATGCCACCCAAAACCACCCTCGCCCACGCCCTGTTGCAGATCATCACTGTGGCCCTCGGCTCGCCGCTGGGGCGCGAAGTGGCGCCGCGTGAAGTCGGCGCGGTGGTGGCAAGCTGGTTGTCCCAGCGCGCACGCCTGGAACCCCGGATGCACCGATTAATCGTGGCCTGCGGCGCGGGTGCCGGGCTCGCGGCGGTGTACAACGTGCCGCTGGGCGGCGCGGTGTTTGTGCTGGAAGTGCTGGTAGCGGCATTCAGCTGGCCGGCGGCGGTGATTGCGCTGGCGACCTCGGCCCTTGGTGCGGCGGTGGCGTGGATCGGCCTGGGCGCAGAGTCGCAATATGTAGTGCCGCACTTTGTGCTGAGCCCGGCGCTGATTGCCTGGGCGGTGGTGTGCGGGCCGGTGTTTGGCCTGGCCGCCTACGGTTTTACCCGCTTTACCGGCGCTGCCAGGGCGAATGCCGCGCGTGGCTGGCGCCTGCCGGTGTTGGCGCTGCTCAACTTCACCATTATCGGCGGGCTGGCGATGCTGCTGCCGCAAATCCTCGGTAATGGCAAAGGCCCGGCGCAATTGGGCTTCGACAATGAACTGACGATCACCCTGGCCGCCATTCTGCTGGTGGTCAAGGTGCTGATCACCGCCAGCAGCCTGCGCGCCGGGGCCGAAGGCGGCCTGCTGACGCCGGGGCTGGCGAATGGTGCCTTATTGGCAATCATCCTCGGTGGCGCCTGGAGCCTGGCGTGGCCCGGTGTGCCATTGGGCGCCTTTGCAATCATCGGCGCGGCGGCATTCCTGGCGGCGAGCATGAGCATGCCGCTGACCGCGATTGTGCTGGTGGCGGAATTTACTCGCATCGATCACGACTTTCTGGTGCCGATCATCCTCGCAGTGGTGGGTTCGATGTGCGTGAGCAAGCTGTGCGCGCGCTGGGAAAACGCTGGAAAAAAGCCCGCCTAAGCGCCATCCTTTGCGCTTTAAGCCGCCCCACTCGCGGCGCTCGACGCTCAAAGGAAATGCCATGCTCACCCAACCTCTCAACGCCGCCGATTTCGAATTCATCGAAGACACCCTGCTCAAATACGGCGACGATCATTCGGTGCTGAACCTGGCCGAACTCGACGGCTACTTCACCGCGCTGGTTTCAAGCCCGGCGCAAGTGGACGTCGCGCAGTGGTTCCCGGCCATTTGGGGTGGGCAGAACCCGGACTGGGAGAACGCTGAAGAGGCCCAGCAGTTCCTGGAACTGTGCGTGCGCCATATGAATACCCTCGCCGCGCAACTGGCAACCGATGCCCAGGCATTCAAAGCTCGTTTTGATGACACCGAGCATCAGGGCCAAGTCGTGACGCTGGCTGAGGAATGGTGCTTTGGCTACATCCGTGGCGCCGCGATAGGCAATTGGCCTGAACTGCCCGTCGAGCAGGCCGCACTGCTGGAGAAAATTTCCTGGTGTGCCGAGCAGGACAACTTCGAGTTGCCGGCGGACCTGGATGTAGACGCCCATCAACAGCGAGTCAGCGCAATCGAACCGGCTGCGCGGGCACTGCATGATTACTGGTTGAGCAAACGCTGATCACTGTCCGCCAGCGGATTACGCGGCAATACACGCCGCACAACGATACCTGCTCGACAAGCGTGGCGTGTTTGGCTGATTATTCGGGTCCCGTCGCGCCACTGCGCACCACCTCGCCTTGATCAGGAGCCTTGCACCTTGAGCTCGCAGAAAACCGTGACCGTTACACCGCCCAATTTCGCCCTGAACGGCAAGGTCGCGCCCCCCGGCTCCAAGTCCATTACCAACCGCGCCCTGTTGCTGGCGGCCCTGGCCAAGGGCACCAGCCGCTTGAGCGGCGCGCTGAAAAGCGATGACACCCGCCACATGTCGGTGGCCCTGCGCCAGATGGGCGTGAGCATTGATGAGCCGGACGACACCACCTTCGTCGTCACCAGCTCCGGCAAGCTGCAATTGCCGGCGCAGCCGCTGTTCCTCGGCAACGCCGGCACCGCGATGCGCTTTCTGACGGCCGCCGTGGCCACCGTGCAAGGCACCGTGGTGCTGACCGGCGACGACTACATGCAAAAACGCCCGATTGGCCCGCTGCTGGCCACCCTCGGCCAGAACGGCATCCGCGTCGACAGCCCCACTGGCTGCCCGCCGGTGACCGTGCACGGCGTCGGCAAGGTGCAGGCCAAGCGCTTTGAAATCGATGGCGGTTTGTCCAGCCAGTACGTGTCGGCCTTGCTGATGCTTGCGGCCTGCGGCGAAGCTCCGATTGACGTGGCATTGACCGGCAAGGACATCGGCGCGCGGGGTTATGTGGACCTGACCCTGGACTGCATGCGGGCCTTTGGCGCGCAGGTCGACGTCGTCGACGACACCACCTGGCGCGTGGCCCCGACCGGCTACACCGCCCACGACTACCTGATCGAACCCGATGCTTCCGCTGCCACCTATTTGTGGGCCGCCGAAGTGTTGACTGGTGGGCGCATCGACATTGGCGTGGCGGCACAGGACTTCACCCAGCCGGACGCCAAGGCCCAAGCCGTGATCGCCCAGTTCCCGAACATGCAGGCCACCGTCGTCGGTTCGCAAATGCAGGACGCGATCCCGACCCTGGCGGTACTCGCGGCGTTCAACAACACCCCGGTACGCTTCACCGAATTGGCCAACCTGCGTGTAAAGGAATGCGACCGTGTGCAGGCGCTGCACGACGGCCTGAATGAAATTCGTCCGGGTTTGGCCAGCATCGAAGGTGACGACCTGCTGGTGGCCAGCGATCCAGCCTTGGCCGGTACATCGTGCACCGCGCTGATCGACACCCACGCCGACCACCGCATCGCCATGTGCTTTGCCCTCGCCGGGCTGAAAGTCTCGGGTATCCGCATTCAAGACCCCGATTGCGTGGCCAAGACCTACCCTGAGTACTGGAAGGCCCTGGGCAGTCTTGGGGTCGCACTGAGCTACTAAAGCAGCAGCATCGCCATTGGGGAGGGCTTGCATATGAACATTCGCCAACCCTGCCCACCCGGCGCCTGTGTCTGCGAACGCGAACAGCTGCTGCAGGCGCCCGGCGCCGATCTGCGCATTCTGAACCTGACACGTCAGGAAGAGAAAAAGCTGATCGAGCGCCTCGAAGACCTCAAGAGCCTGCAAGACCTGGAGCGCATGCAGCAGCTGATGTACCATCAATTGGGCATCCGCGTGCATGTCGCGCCGGGTTACACCGAGGTAAAGAGCATGCGCGGCATACAGATTGTTATCGACGACCTGCCCGGCCTGTGCCGCAAGACCCGGCAATCGATTCCGGCAGCCATTCGGCGCGGCATGGAAAAACGCCCGGAAATTGCCTACCGCTTGCTCGATGCCCACGATTTGTTTCGCGAAGGCTAAAATCCGAGCGCCTTGTCATGCCAGTCGTGCAGGCCGCTCTATCAGAACGAGATCTGCTGATCGTTTTCCGGCAGCATATTGGCGACCGGACGCAGGTTCACCATTTCGCTTTGCGACTTGGAGTTTGCGTCAGTCTGAATACGCTTTTCATCGTTTCTCTTAGCGTCGCAGGCTTGTTCATCGCCAGTGTTCTTGCTGTTCATCTGAGACATATCAACGTTGCTGAGTGCAGACCCAGCGCTTAATCCGCCAATGTTCATAGAGGGAACTCCAAATAAAGTAGTAGGAACGCTGAACCAACTGCGTTGATCAGCAGACAGTCTGTGGTGCCAATGCTTGATTGAGTTCCGGGCTTTTCGCACAGACTCGGTCCTGCTGTCGTCAAATGCGCCTGGGCGCCAGCGCTTTCAGGCTCCAGCAGCCACTCGGATGTCAATCGCGGGCGCAGTTAAATAATTAATTGTTCACGCGGGGGGAATAAAGCGGCGCGACGGGTGTTTACCTGAGTACGGCTTGTGAATACAGCACAAGGCCAGACCCCCAATTCGAAAACACCCTGGAGCTCGTCATGCTGAAAAAATTCTCCCTCGCTGTTGCCGTCCTGATTGCCTGCGCGTCGTCCATGGCGTTTGCCGCCCCGGCCAAAGTGGCCGACAGCGCCAAAGGCAAAGTGCTGGTGGACAGCAAAGGGATGACCCTTTACACCTTCGCCAAAGACAGCGCGGGTAAATCGGTGTGCAACGGCCAATGCCTGGCCAACTGGCCGGCGTTCACCGCCCAGGCGGCGGCAAAAGATGCCGACGGCTACACCGTGATCACCCGTGACGACGGCAGCAAACAATGGGCCTACAAAGGCCAGGCGCTGTACACCTGGGTCAAGGACAGCAAACCGGGCGACATCAGCGGTGACGGCGTTGGCGGCAACTGGAACCTGGCCAAGCCCTAATCACTTGTAGCAAACAGGCTTGCTGTGGTCAGTGAGCTTTTTGGCCAGTGAGCAATTGTGGCAAGCAGGCCTGTCGTGGCGAGCGGGCTTGTCGTGGCGAGCGGGCTTGCCCCGCGTTGGGCTGCGAAGCAGCCCCAATGGACCACCGCAGATTTCCTGTAAAAACGCGGTGACCGGATTAGGGCTGCTGCGCAACCCAACGCGGGGCAAGCCCGCTCGCCACAGCAACCACGGCGGGCACTTTATTGTTCAGCGATAAACCGCTGAACCTTGCGCACCAACTGGTCCAGGTGCCGATCGCGCTGTTTCTCCGCATCCACCATCGCGCGCTTGCCGTGCTTTTGCAGCAGGTACGTGTGAATCTGCCGCACTTCCAGCGAGCTATAAATCGCCGCCACGTCCAGCACGCCCATCAAACCGTCAGTGCCGTAGTCCCGGGTGTTCATCAGCACCTGCGTGCCGCGCGCGCCGCGTACTTGAAAACCCATGGCCGCAAAAGCCGGGACCTTTTCCACCGCACAGGCCAACTCGGCGTGGGGATAGCGCGCCAGCACGTCCTCAATCATCGCGCGGGCCACACCCTGGCGGCGCCTGCCGGCCTGCACCGCCATGAACGCGATGCCGCAGGCTTGCGGGTCATCTTTGACCGGCAGGTACAGGCAAAAGCCAACAAGCTGTTCCGCGTCCATCGCCACCACCAGTTCAACGGCAATGCCTTTCGAGCCGTTCAGTGCCTCCAGGTACAGGTGCACCTCAAAGCCAATGGCGTACTGGTAGATGTTGTAGAGCAAGTTACTCGGCGGCAGCGCCACGCTGCTGATGTCAGTGAGGTTATCCACCACCATCTGCAGGATCTGCGCGTTGATTGGCTCGGGGCACGGTGTGGTGTAGCGGGTAAGGCTGAACATGCAAATTCCTGGGGTTTCGCGTCAAGGCAGCGGCGATTGTACCTGTTGCAGCCGGGTCATGGCCCGCACACCTCGCGCAAACAACCGCGTAACCAGCGATGGGCCAGGTCGGCGTCCTGGCGTGGGTGCCAGAGCATGGCCACGGTAAACGTCGGTATCGATAACGGCAGCGCAAAGCTGTAGAGCCCCTCGCGTTGGTTGACGGTGTAGCGTTCGGGCACGCTGGCGATGAGGTTCGTGTCGCGGGCCAGGGCAATCGCGGTGGCAAACCCGGCGACGATAGTGCTGATGTCACGGTTCAGGCCTTGTGCTTGCAGGGCCTCGTCGACCTGGCCACGGTCGAGCCCGCGCCTGGAGACGTACACGTGCCGGCCTTCGGCGAAACGCTCGGCGCTGACGGCGCCCTGGCTCAGCGGATGGCCGCTGCGCACCACGCCGACCAGGCGATCACGAAACAGCGCCTGGGTCAGCACCTCAGGGCTGGCGCCGGGGTCGACCACACCGATCACCAAGTCGACGCTGCCCTCGCGCAGCAGCGCAGAGTCGTTGTCGGTTTTGTTGACGAAGTGCAAGCGCACGCCAGGTGCCTCCTGGGCGATACGCGCCAGCAACGCCGGGCCGAGGTTTTCGACAAATTCCTCGCTGGCGCGCAGCGTAAAAGTGCGCGTCACCTGCCCCATGTCCAAAGTTTGCGCGGGGCGCAGTACCGTCTGCGCCTCCTGCACCAGTCGGCTGACCTGCTCACGTAGCTCGAGCGCGCGCGGCGTGGGCACCAGGCCGCGCCCGGCGCGCACCAGCAAGGGGTCGCCGGTGGTTTCGCGCAAGCGTGCGAGTGCGCGGCTCATGGCCGATGGGCTCAGGCGCAGGCGCTGGGCCGCACGCGCGACACTGCCTTCGGTGAGCAACACATCCAGGGTGATCAGCAAGTTGAGATCGGGCATGGGCACTCCTTATAAGGCGTTTGATGCACGTATAGGCTGAAAACCGTGCGCCTTCCGCCATATTAGGCGACGACGTAGATTGGCGACAGCTACGTTCATTCAAGGAATCGCCCCATGCCCACGTCTCCAAGAGGCAGCCTCGTCGCGCTGTCGCTGTCCATGTTGCTGGCCTCGCTCGGCACCAGCATCGCCAATGTCGGCCTGCCGCACTTGGCGCAGGTGTTTGATGCATCGTTTCACGCCGTGCAATGGGTGGTGCTGGCCTACCTGTTGGCGATCACGGCGGTAATCGTCAACGCCGGCAGCCTCGGTGATCGCTTCGGGCGCCGTCGGCTGTTGGTCATGGGCTTGCTGCTGTTCAGCCTGGCCTGCGCGCTGTGCGGCGTCGCGCCCACACTTGAATGGCTGATTGGCGCGCGCATCCTGCAAGGCCTGGGTGCGGCGGTCATGATGGCGATGACCTTGGGCATGGTCGGCGACACCGTTACCAAAGAGCGCACCGGGCGCGTGATGGGCTTGCTCGGCACGATGTCAGCCGTGGGCACGGCCATGGGCCCGAGTGTCGGCGGCGTGCTGCTCGGTGTGTGGGGCTGGCGCGCGTTGTTTCTGGTGGGTGTGCCATTGGGCGTGTTGGCTGCCGCCCTCGCCTGGCGTTATTTGCCGGTGGATCGGCAGCACGGCACCGCAACTTCGCGTGAGGCATTCTGGGTGCCATTGCGCGAGCCAGCGTTGCGCGCCGGCCTGGCGATGAGTGCGTTGGTGTCGGCGGTGATCATGGCTACCTTCGTGGTCGGGCCGTTCTATTTGTCCCATGGCCTGGGGCTCGACTCCGCCGCAATGGGCCTGACGATGGCGGTCGGGCCCTGTGTCTCAGCGCTCAACGGCCTACCGGCGGGCCACCTCACCGACCGCTTCGGCAGCCAGCGCATGACCCTCACGGGGTTGGGCCTCATGGCCTTCGGCGCCTTGTCACTGTCTCTCGCCGCAGGCCTGTTGGCGTACCTGGCCTCGCTGATCCTGTTGACGCTGGGCTACAGCCTGTTCCAGGCCGCCAATAACACTGCGGTGATGAGCGATGTCGCAGCCTCGCGACGCGGCACGATTTCCGGCCTGCTGAACCTGTCGCGCAACCTCGGCCTGATTGTTGGCGCCTCGGGCCTGGGCGCAGTGTTTGCCTGGGCCAGCCCCGATGTAACCCACGCCACGGGGCAAGCCGTGGCTAATGGCCTGCACGTGACCTTCGCCGTGGCACTGGCCTTGATCATCGTCGCCAGCACCTTTGCCAGGCGCCGCCACAGCGCCGTGAACGGCCTGCAGAACACCCGTTGAGGCAAAAAAACAAAAAAGGCGTTGCGCCAGACCGGGTTACATCGCGCATCATGGGCACTTTCAAGCTCAAGGGTAACGTCCATGCGCGTGCTGTCATTGATGATGGGTCTTACGACGCTGGCCGCCAGTCTGGCGTTCTGCGCCAGCGCGATGGCGAATGAAGAAAGTCAGTTGGTGCAACAGATCAATCAGTACCGCAGCCAGGTGCAGCGCTGCGGTAACCAGGGTTCCCAGGAACTGCCACCCTTGGCCAGCGATACGCGGCTGGTGCTGCCGGCGACCAATGTCGGCGACTTGCAGCAGGCGCTGGCGCGGGCCGCGTACCCGATGGTCAACGTGCAGGCCATCAGCCTGTCGGGCCCCAAGGATGCCCAGGCCGCCATGAAGGCCGTGCGCGAAAGTTTCTGCCGCGTGGTGCTCGACCCGCAATTTGTCGACATCGGCGTGAGCAACAGCGGCCAGGACTGGCGCATCGTGCTGGCACGCCCGCTGCTGTCCAGCGGCCTGGGCGATTGGCAGACCGAAGGCAAGCAACTTCTCAACCTGGTCAATGCCGCCCGCGCGCAACCGCGTCAATGTGGCACCCAAGCGTTCACGGCAACCACGCCGCTGTCGTGGAACGATGACTTGGCCGGTGCCGCCAACAGCCACACCCGCAACATGGCCAACGGCAACTTCTTCGACCACCTCGACCACGATGGCCGCACGCCCGGCGACCGGGCCGAGCTGGCCGGGTACATCGCGAAAAACATCGGCGAGAACATCGCGGCGGGCCTCGACACCCCGCGTAAAGTCGTGGACGGCTGGCTCGCCAGCCCAGGCCATTGCGCCAACTTGATGAACCCGCAATTTCGCGAATTGGGCGCTGCCTATGCCATGGACCCGAAGAGTGACGCCGGGATTTATTGGACCGGGGTTTTCGGTTCGCAATAACGGCCAGGCGGCGCCTTTCACGCCGCCGCCTTCATCTGTTCATTTGGAGTGAGCATCAAAGTGCCATCTCATGGATAATCGCGCTGAACTGGCAGCGTCCATGCAGGTCTGTAGCTGGATGTGCTGATGTTTTCAGGCATTCCAGAGGCCGCGGCAAATAAGGTGTTCACCCGATGATGAATTGGCTGCAAAGCAGCAGCGACATGGCTGAGAGGGTTCGCCAGCACGATTGGGCCAGTACCCCACTCGGCCCGCTGGAGCAATGGCCTGATGTACTCAAGACCACGGTGGCCCTGTGCTTTGCCTCAAGCTTCCCCCACGCCATTGTTTGGGGACCACACTTGATCACGCTCTACAACGATGCATTTGTGCCTATTCTTGGCGATAAACCGTATTCATTGGGGCGGCCGTTCAGCGAGACCTGGCGTGAGGTCTGGGATGAAGTCAGTCCGATAGCTGACGCAGCCTTTCAAGGGCATGCGACCTACGTCGAAAACTTTCCGTTGGTGATTGAGCGCGGTAACGGCCCCGAACAGGCCTACTTCACGTTTTGCTACAGCCCTTTGCGCGACCCTCAAGGCACGGTCGTCGGCATGCTCAATACCGTCACTGAGACCACCGCCACCGTGTTCCTCGCACGCCGCCTGGCCGTACTGGATGCCATTGGCAGCGCCGTGACCAACGCCACCGACGCCGAAGCCATCATGACCACCACCACGCGTCTGTTGGCCGAGCACCTGTCGGTGTCCAATTGCGCCTATGCCGATATGGACGCCGATGAAGACGGCTTCACCATTCGCGGCAACTGGGCCGCACCCGGCTCGCCAAGTATCGTCGGGCGTTACAGCCTGGCGTCGTTCGGCGCCCGCGCGGTCAAACAGTTGCGCGCCGGTGAAGCGCTGGTGATTCGCGACAATCGCGACGAATTCCCGCCAGAAGAATCGGCCAGCTATCAGGCGCTGGGCGCCACGGCGACCGTGTGTTTCCCGCTGATCAAGGACGGGCGCCTGACCGCGCTGATGGCCGTGCACCACAAATCCGCGCGCCTGTGGTCGCCGTACGACCTGGCATTGGTGGGTGAAGTCACCGAGCGCTCCTGGGCGCATATCGAGCGCGTGCGCGCCGACGCTGCCGTACGCGAGGGCCTTGCCGCCATTACCGAGCTGAACGCGACGCTGGAACAGCGGGTAGAACAACGCACCCACGCCTTGACCCAGGCCGAAGCGGCGCTGCACCAGTCGCAAAAGCTCGAAGCGATTGGCCAGTTGACCGGCGGCGTGGCCCATGACTTCAACAACCTGCTGACGATTATTCGCTCCTCGGTGGACTTCTTGCGCCAGCCAGGTTTGTCCGAAGAGCGGCGCCAACGCTACATGGGCGCCGTGTCGGACACCGTCGAGCGCGCCAGCAAGCTCACCAGCCAATTGCTCGCGTTCGCCCGTCGCCAACCGCTGAACCCGGAAGTTTTCGATGTGTGCCTGCGGGTGAAAAACATCGGCGAGATGCTCGAAAGCGTCACCGGCGCACGCATCCATGTGCAGATTGAACTGCCGCACCAGCCTTGCTACGTGCGCGTCGACCCCAGCCAGTTCGAAACCGCATTGATCAACATCGCGCTCAACGCCCGGGATGCCATGGACGGGTGCGGCACCCTCACGCTGCGCGTGAGCACGCTGACGGCGCTGCCACGCATTCGTGGCGAGGCCGAAGCCCGCCAGCCGTTTGTGGCGATTGCACTGGCCGATACCGGCAGCGGCATTGACGACGGCACCGTGGAGCGCATCTTCGAGCCGTTCTTTACCACCAAGGCCGTGGGCA
The sequence above is a segment of the Pseudomonas sp. R76 genome. Coding sequences within it:
- a CDS encoding chloride channel protein; the encoded protein is MPSTFRSSLILALVVVLTGIGAGLGGMLLALLLHGIQHLAYGYSLDSLVSHETFLWGVTAAAPERRFIVLVMCGLVAGVGWWTIYRYGRPLVSIKQAVSEKMPSMPPKTTLAHALLQIITVALGSPLGREVAPREVGAVVASWLSQRARLEPRMHRLIVACGAGAGLAAVYNVPLGGAVFVLEVLVAAFSWPAAVIALATSALGAAVAWIGLGAESQYVVPHFVLSPALIAWAVVCGPVFGLAAYGFTRFTGAARANAARGWRLPVLALLNFTIIGGLAMLLPQILGNGKGPAQLGFDNELTITLAAILLVVKVLITASSLRAGAEGGLLTPGLANGALLAIILGGAWSLAWPGVPLGAFAIIGAAAFLAASMSMPLTAIVLVAEFTRIDHDFLVPIILAVVGSMCVSKLCARWENAGKKPA
- a CDS encoding UPF0149 family protein; translation: MLTQPLNAADFEFIEDTLLKYGDDHSVLNLAELDGYFTALVSSPAQVDVAQWFPAIWGGQNPDWENAEEAQQFLELCVRHMNTLAAQLATDAQAFKARFDDTEHQGQVVTLAEEWCFGYIRGAAIGNWPELPVEQAALLEKISWCAEQDNFELPADLDVDAHQQRVSAIEPAARALHDYWLSKR
- the aroA gene encoding 3-phosphoshikimate 1-carboxyvinyltransferase, whose translation is MSSQKTVTVTPPNFALNGKVAPPGSKSITNRALLLAALAKGTSRLSGALKSDDTRHMSVALRQMGVSIDEPDDTTFVVTSSGKLQLPAQPLFLGNAGTAMRFLTAAVATVQGTVVLTGDDYMQKRPIGPLLATLGQNGIRVDSPTGCPPVTVHGVGKVQAKRFEIDGGLSSQYVSALLMLAACGEAPIDVALTGKDIGARGYVDLTLDCMRAFGAQVDVVDDTTWRVAPTGYTAHDYLIEPDASAATYLWAAEVLTGGRIDIGVAAQDFTQPDAKAQAVIAQFPNMQATVVGSQMQDAIPTLAVLAAFNNTPVRFTELANLRVKECDRVQALHDGLNEIRPGLASIEGDDLLVASDPALAGTSCTALIDTHADHRIAMCFALAGLKVSGIRIQDPDCVAKTYPEYWKALGSLGVALSY
- a CDS encoding COG4315 family predicted lipoprotein, which produces MLKKFSLAVAVLIACASSMAFAAPAKVADSAKGKVLVDSKGMTLYTFAKDSAGKSVCNGQCLANWPAFTAQAAAKDADGYTVITRDDGSKQWAYKGQALYTWVKDSKPGDISGDGVGGNWNLAKP
- a CDS encoding GNAT family N-acetyltransferase; translated protein: MFSLTRYTTPCPEPINAQILQMVVDNLTDISSVALPPSNLLYNIYQYAIGFEVHLYLEALNGSKGIAVELVVAMDAEQLVGFCLYLPVKDDPQACGIAFMAVQAGRRRQGVARAMIEDVLARYPHAELACAVEKVPAFAAMGFQVRGARGTQVLMNTRDYGTDGLMGVLDVAAIYSSLEVRQIHTYLLQKHGKRAMVDAEKQRDRHLDQLVRKVQRFIAEQ
- a CDS encoding LysR family transcriptional regulator; amino-acid sequence: MPDLNLLITLDVLLTEGSVARAAQRLRLSPSAMSRALARLRETTGDPLLVRAGRGLVPTPRALELREQVSRLVQEAQTVLRPAQTLDMGQVTRTFTLRASEEFVENLGPALLARIAQEAPGVRLHFVNKTDNDSALLREGSVDLVIGVVDPGASPEVLTQALFRDRLVGVVRSGHPLSQGAVSAERFAEGRHVYVSRRGLDRGQVDEALQAQGLNRDISTIVAGFATAIALARDTNLIASVPERYTVNQREGLYSFALPLSIPTFTVAMLWHPRQDADLAHRWLRGCLREVCGP
- a CDS encoding MFS transporter; protein product: MPTSPRGSLVALSLSMLLASLGTSIANVGLPHLAQVFDASFHAVQWVVLAYLLAITAVIVNAGSLGDRFGRRRLLVMGLLLFSLACALCGVAPTLEWLIGARILQGLGAAVMMAMTLGMVGDTVTKERTGRVMGLLGTMSAVGTAMGPSVGGVLLGVWGWRALFLVGVPLGVLAAALAWRYLPVDRQHGTATSREAFWVPLREPALRAGLAMSALVSAVIMATFVVGPFYLSHGLGLDSAAMGLTMAVGPCVSALNGLPAGHLTDRFGSQRMTLTGLGLMAFGALSLSLAAGLLAYLASLILLTLGYSLFQAANNTAVMSDVAASRRGTISGLLNLSRNLGLIVGASGLGAVFAWASPDVTHATGQAVANGLHVTFAVALALIIVASTFARRRHSAVNGLQNTR
- a CDS encoding CAP domain-containing protein, which translates into the protein MRVLSLMMGLTTLAASLAFCASAMANEESQLVQQINQYRSQVQRCGNQGSQELPPLASDTRLVLPATNVGDLQQALARAAYPMVNVQAISLSGPKDAQAAMKAVRESFCRVVLDPQFVDIGVSNSGQDWRIVLARPLLSSGLGDWQTEGKQLLNLVNAARAQPRQCGTQAFTATTPLSWNDDLAGAANSHTRNMANGNFFDHLDHDGRTPGDRAELAGYIAKNIGENIAAGLDTPRKVVDGWLASPGHCANLMNPQFRELGAAYAMDPKSDAGIYWTGVFGSQ
- a CDS encoding GAF domain-containing hybrid sensor histidine kinase/response regulator, whose amino-acid sequence is MMNWLQSSSDMAERVRQHDWASTPLGPLEQWPDVLKTTVALCFASSFPHAIVWGPHLITLYNDAFVPILGDKPYSLGRPFSETWREVWDEVSPIADAAFQGHATYVENFPLVIERGNGPEQAYFTFCYSPLRDPQGTVVGMLNTVTETTATVFLARRLAVLDAIGSAVTNATDAEAIMTTTTRLLAEHLSVSNCAYADMDADEDGFTIRGNWAAPGSPSIVGRYSLASFGARAVKQLRAGEALVIRDNRDEFPPEESASYQALGATATVCFPLIKDGRLTALMAVHHKSARLWSPYDLALVGEVTERSWAHIERVRADAAVREGLAAITELNATLEQRVEQRTHALTQAEAALHQSQKLEAIGQLTGGVAHDFNNLLTIIRSSVDFLRQPGLSEERRQRYMGAVSDTVERASKLTSQLLAFARRQPLNPEVFDVCLRVKNIGEMLESVTGARIHVQIELPHQPCYVRVDPSQFETALINIALNARDAMDGCGTLTLRVSTLTALPRIRGEAEARQPFVAIALADTGSGIDDGTVERIFEPFFTTKAVGKGTGLGLSQVFGFAKQSGGNVDVASHLGQGSVFTLYLPAAEAAAVPSNLVQDARSLAHDTSLCHILIVEDNLEVGRFANQILQDLGYQTTWATHAEQALTLAGPAVTGFDAIFSDVVMPGMTGVAMAKLLRERRPDLPVVLTSGYSEELADSGYDGFEFLPKPYSAEQVAQALAKSMRKD